Below is a genomic region from Schistocerca americana isolate TAMUIC-IGC-003095 chromosome 1, iqSchAmer2.1, whole genome shotgun sequence.
GCTTTTCCACGTAAACACCTCGACATTGAATATAGACAGTAATCGCTAAAGTATTAACAGACCGACACTGCTGTTACTCGTCGCCGACAGTGCAAGCTCATAATAAAAacaccgaatttagaaagtaacTCGCCTAAGAAACACGGTATGAGGCCGATATTTGCAGCTCCTTCATGCCGCCGcttgatatttctccagtattcgtaatgcattctgtctcaatgcACGTCAGAGGCTCTGCGATATATCcgctgggttataggcgatggttgatagAGAATAATCTCTTACGGTAGAtgttgtgctgattgaggtcgtaagaaaagtACAcgggcttttcagatctctagtgttacgctctcGATGTCTGCGATTAAAGACTTTCCATTCAATCATATACCTGTGTTGGAATCTATGGAAAAGTCttctaatgattacagccactagtgtactatattcgtggcactctcatatcccgAAACAAGTCACCCTTTCCGAAACCTATCTgtgacagtaaaattccaacgtggttttagatagtccacatgcatcttgtaactgctcctcagactGCCCCACCATCCcttcagctttgcgcatgtgattgtcCCAATTTAAGTCAGAATTGAGCAGAAGTTAGAGAGAGCTATTTCTACCATATTCTGCAATTCGTGTAGAAatagagtgagctgagttaatgctataggactgtgttttgaccacttggtggaaatggggtcatgttgtcgtagctccaccaGCCATacatgatgtgtaaggtcagcgccaatcGAATtttgctcctgcaacatgaggtagtataaaagacagtacgaacagttactgtggtgtttcttagtgggaaaattaggaagagtcAACATCATATAGTTAGTGCAGTCGAAAgcagatccacgtccctcagggttcattcacttctatcacccaaacattctattaTCTTTATTCTGTACCgttcaacagagaaaaattacgactataaaagctccgctaacttcatccaATAACTTTTTACTGCATCTATCTCTtatgatatatcgaaaacaaataccgtctgtgtgccgGCATCGAGCATATGCACCACTCCTTTTAAATATACAGTTACTGATCCATCGGAGCAGGGGGGCCAGTGATCGCCATCgcatgcacagaccagtgtaaagttttatCGCCTGTACCTTACAAGGACCATCTCCCACAGattatcagtcgcaagagagggtcacttttttttgtttgtttgatacaCTGCTTTTTCTGCTGTACCACACTTTgtgcactgccatacattttgttttttcctacACAACTTCGTGGTCTgtatcaggttctaaactgacattaacgttTTTGATCCATtgactctcacagaaaactagacatcgcacgctgtaaatcatgttgttcctgctgctcccacaacacacacacacacacacacacacacacacacacacactgagttaTTGAAATAGAAGACAGCCTCAACATAAGGAAACtgaggcattgtggagcgtttccaaactgctctctgaaggtgactgacaacctctacatttaaactcatcattcACAGTGATGGGGTAGTTGATGGTACTGTGTTCTGGTTGATTGATTCTTCATATTCCTGCcatgtacgcgatcgctgtttcagtgctagccatccccagaagggtttccccctccaccaagactctttcgcCATCTCAAACAAGCGCTGTCAGACAGTCATTATGTGGCTAGATGGAGTTCTAATGAAGTTAAAAAAGCATGTACAAGTAAGAAACTGATGATACTTGTGGGAAATATGTTAACCAACTGTTACTTCAAGGTTAGTGTTGGACAAAACAAATAAAGTCATTTACCTTTAAAAATGGGCTCCCCCAAGGGTCCAACCTAGCACCCCTACTTTTCAGTCTGTATACCAGTGACATGCCAAACACTACTAGAGAAAAGTTTTGCTATGCTGACAACCTTGCCATAGCCGTATGAATCAGCACACTTGAGGAACTAGAAGCTATGTTATCTAGAGACTTAGAAACTCTCAACACATAATGCAAAGCATGGAGACTCCAGCCAAATGCAGCAAAGACAGATGTCTGCTCGTTCCATCTAAACAACAGAATTGCAAACCAGCAGTTGAATATGAGCTTCTGCCAACAAAAGATTAgacataatttccagtctatataccTTGGCGCCATAGTAGATCGGTGTCTGACGTATAAAAAACACTTGGAAAAAACTATCCAAAAACTAAAGACCCGAAACAACATCATAAATAAACTAGCTGCTACAACATGAGGTGCCAGTGCATTAACTCTATGTACTACATTGCTTACGCTGGTGTACCCAGTTGCCGAATACCGTGCTCCAGCGTGGCAACATAGTGCCCACATGAGGAAGGAGTACATACATCTGAACGAGTCAATGAAGATTATTCCGGGCACTTTAAAATCCACCTCGATCCCCCTCCTGCACACCATCAGCAACATCCCACCACCTGAATTGTGACGCGAAGAAGCAAGCAATCGAGAATGGAGGAAACTACACCACCCCGGCTACCCACAAGACCTCCCATTTCATACAGTCTTAAACAACCCTCCTCCAGACCGCCTAAAATCTCACAATCCACTGTGATGTGATGGAATAAATGATAAGAAGTTCGACATTAAAGAAGAGTGACGCAAGAGGTGGAATGCTGCAACAATAGCACATCAAGATGTCAAGACCCAACTGCCAGTCTACCAGATTTCATCTGCAGAGAAGTGAGTGGACAAGGATGAACAGAATAAGAACTGGTCACGCCAGGTGTAACGCTATGATGCACAAGTGGGGACTCCGAGATTCTCCAGCCTGTGATTGTGGCGCCCAAGAACAAACTGTTCAACATATTGTTAGAGACTGTCCTCAGAGAAAGTATCCTGGATCATATACTGACTTTATCAGTGCTGCTCCCTCTGCTGTTAGTTGGCTTCAATCATTAGATATTGAACTATGATTAAATGTATCTGCCTTTTTTTAACTTGCAATTATATCAGTAAAGTAGTTAGTAATcttcacaatttaaaaatgtgtataaaatttgtgtaaaaaattaaaactaaactaTATATAAACACTTAACtagatatacatgtaaaattaaacttTATTTACCTGTCAATGTTTGCTGTTGTTGCCATACTATAAATAAACTAATTAATTGTGTGATAATGAACAGCGTACCACTGAACAGATGGAAGGACACCGTCGACGTACTGTAATAATaaccatcacagttgatagtgtgataaATTTTAGCAATTTCACCATAATTTCAATATTGACCAATGATGTGGCAGCATGGTTtcaaatttctgtatcatcgctacacagcccctccactactttgcgagtaccactgcaaaatgtaaatagatgactgtgcaaaactttcgttcattgttaattctcgaacatatacaccaaagtataccagacagcgacctacatTTCTCTAGCAtttcgatcatagtgcgtaatttacgatctttctctatgcagatgggagtcgcAGGGCATTCTGCATTCAAAGGATAAAGTTAGAGGCCGAAAgttctcctcgcattgtctttgaccaacgctccctgcagcaCTGGCactgatttaatttgcagctgaccagagcAGACCACTATATCCCACTTTTCGTGAAGGAACACTGTGAATTGAGGCTGTAACTGCTGTTTCACACCcacccaagtgcacaagatttcttcaGATGGGCGCATGTCAAGGAGGTTACCACCCCTTGTCagtgtatagtagtagatttgagAGTATTATGATGTAATAGCAGaaggttaagaacaagaaacgggtggtttttgtGAATGGTGGGGCTCCAGACAGACAGATTTTGtagcattttacgtaaattaactgcgctatcaattctaaagtattgttctagtgtctggcgtCATTACCAAGAAGGTGTTGGTAAGagtgaacataaacacatgcactcctaaggctacaaggttGTGCACTTAACCCTTTcaggggaaaaataaaaaaaaattcatttttgcttgtttttattgtattaattttcatacagtgagacagaaaaatgtaaaaattaaatgaaatatgcataaactgaacacatacagggtggtttcaaatggagccactgcccgctaaatgtcatcacttttgatgatacagtaaaaagcaattcctttctgcagataagcataaggctacctggcagtgactacatgtccatctgcttctgtGGGGTTTTTTCTTGTGCTGCAGTGCACACAGCGCCTTGAGGTTCCATGTTTTGGCAGATGTTTTGCTTCCGATATACGTTTCTCATTGGGAACAACAGAtttgaatttttttgcagatggttcTGACGGTGTACTGGGATGGCCAGGACTATCTTTTAAGACATTACTGCCTACCAGGCCTGTGGCAACACGTCTTCGAAAATCCTTTAGCACTTGCTTTGCTATTGGATTACATAATCGAAACAGAATAAATGCATTTCCAATAGAAATATCAACTATATACCAAAAAAATATTAGCCACCACCTTCGTGATTTCCCGTCTATTGCATAAAAACTGTTCGTCATATCTGCCTTATCGAcacatcccatatttgcattatatgATTTCACTATTTTTGGGAAAGGTACCTTTGTTATTTTTCCATCCTTTTCTTTATGGCTGACTTCTTCAACACATACAGGCGAATCAATTGTAGACAGCAATATGACTACACGTTTGTCTTTCCATTTGATGCAGGCAATGCCAACAGAACGAACTGACCAGTCACACTCTCCTCTTTGCAACTCTTTGTCTGTTTTTAGCGTAGAAAGTCCTTTTCTGTGtgatctaattgttccacaggcaaaaagtctgtcatcttttagcttctgtaaaagtgagacactggtaaaaaaattgtcaaagtaTACGTGGTATCCCTTTCCTTCCAAGCCTTTACACATATCTCTCAAAATTCTCTCTCCTAAGGATTTTTCCACTATGCCTTCAACTTTTCCAGTATATATCTGAAAATCACAATTATGTCCAAGCTTATCAGCTCTGACCCAGATTTTGTATCCCCTCTTGATTGGCTTTTGGGGCATATATTGTTTGAATGCGATTCGTTCTTTGAACTTCACCATGCATTCATCTATAGCTTGCTCCTTAGCAGGTGCATAGAATTCTTTGAAGTTTATCAGTATCTGATTGATTAGTGGACAGATTTTATataatttgtcataatttctgctctTCCTTGAAGGCATAACAGCGTTGTCATTGATGTGAATGTGTGTCAAAATCCATCTGAACCTTTTTACCGACATTAGTGAGGAAATGTACTCATCCCGAAGTTCCTTATGGGATGACCAGCAATCACGATAATAACAAGGTTTCTTGATTCCCATTAGAATGTTTATAGCCAAAAATACTTTTAGCTCTGCTTTAGAAAGAGGCCTGAAATTGCCACCTTTCTGTGTTGCATACAGGTTAGActggaaaactatgtgttctaacttagcgtcacaaaacagacacaaaaaaatctaCTGGTTGCATACCTTCACTGTCATTTTTTAAGCTTTCCTCGTACACCAGCTTCCTCTGAAAAATTGGCGGCAAAGTTCATTGCACTGACGTCCTTTCTCCATGAAAAATTCGCAGTGGAAGACAATGACAAATCGCCATTAGTGCTGAAACTATCATCATTGTCATTGTTAAAATGGTCCTCACTCTCACTTACCGAAATAATTTGAGATAAAACAGGTGTTTTCATTCGCAAATCCAGATCACTGTCTTCAGCTAGCACATCACTTTCACTGTCACTCCTAGTGTCGATCTGTGAGTCGGGATCTGAAGGAATATCTGCGAAAaggcactccagaatttcctcatTCTTTAgtatggccggtattacactatcaaatttctttgtccaatatctttgtccaatatctttgtcaaagatatttgatagtgtaatagggatctttgacaaatgtcgtccaatatttgatcaaatctaggccgaggccgtatatttgatcaaagaaatcgcttgtcttctgttcactgcaatgcgatatgttaccacgcggagcgctagcatcgctgcagcgttctgtcgtctgtagtgtttttataaccattgccag
It encodes:
- the LOC124554773 gene encoding piggyBac transposable element-derived protein 3-like, translating into MPSRKSRNYDKLYKICPLINQILINFKEFYAPAKEQAIDECMVKFKERIAFKQYMPQKPIKRGYKIWVRADKLGHNCDFQIYTGKVEGIVEKSLGERILRDMCKGLEGKGYHVYFDNFFTSVSLLQKLKDDRLFACGTIRSHRKGLSTLKTDKELQRGECDWSVRSVGIACIKWKDKRVVILLSTIDSPVCVEEVSHKEKDGKITKVPFPKIVKSYNANMGCVDKADMTNSFYAIDGKSRRWWLIFFWYIVDISIGNAFILFRLCNPIAKQVLKDFRRRVATGLVGSNVLKDSPGHPSTPSEPSAKKFKSVVPNEKRISEAKHLPKHGTSRRCVHCSTRKNPTEADGHVVTAR